One genomic segment of Drosophila melanogaster chromosome 3R includes these proteins:
- the CG42813 gene encoding uncharacterized protein, isoform A: MENVSKIWLGPLPQDSPYVKPFRLYYVQNGVEKNWDLLKVHDSVAIILYNTSRQKLVLVRQFRPAVYHGIISSAKGTFDEVDLKEFPPAIGVTLELCAGIVDKNKSWVEIAREEVVEECGYDVPVERIEEVMVYRSGVGSSGAKQTMYYCEVTDADKATGGGGVDDEIIEVVELSLEEAKRMIQQGAVNNSPPSCLMGLMWFFANRAPGAKA; encoded by the exons ATGGAGAACGTTTCCAAGATTTGGCTGGGTCCCCTGCCCCAGGATTCGCCGTACGTAAAGCCCTTCCGGCTGTACTACGTCCAGAATGGCGTGGAGAAGAACTGGGACCTGCTGAAGGTCCACGATAGTGTGGCTATTATCTTGTACAACACTTCTCGCCAGAAACTGGTCCTGGTCCGCCAGTTCCGACCCGCCGTCTACCACGGCATCATCTCCAGCGCCAAGGGCACCTTCGATGAGGTGGACCTCAAGGAGTTCCCGCCCGCCATCGGTGTCACCTTGGAACTGTGCGCCGGCATCGtggacaaaaacaaaagctgggTGGAAATCGCTCGGGAGGAAGTGGTCGAGGAGTGTGGCTACGATGTGCCCGTGGAACGCATTGAGGAAGTCATGGTCTACAG ATCTGGAGTTGGTTCATCGGGTGCCAAGCAGACCATGTACTACTGCGAGGTGACCGATGCGGACAAGGCCACAGGTGGTGGCGGCGTCGACGACGAGATCATCGAGGTGGTGGAGCTGTCCCTGGAGGAGGCCAAGCGGATGATCCAACAGGGAGCCGTCAACAACAGCCCGCCCAGCTGCCTGATGGGCCTGATGTGGTTCTTCGCCAACAGGGCACCCGGTGCGAAGGCCTAG
- the CG42814 gene encoding uncharacterized protein has translation MLRLLGSLGRSCCSSAKSGFKIQPSCISKIWFGPMPKDSNWIKPGRLHYIENDVEKQVDIIKTIDGVVVILYNKAREKLIFVRQFRGAVYQGIHSAGSPDMSKGEADLEQFPPEVGVTLELCGGAVDKDKSLAEIAKEEVLEECGYEVPTESLQHVYDYRSGIGTSSSAMSLFYCEVCDAQKVSAGGGIGEERIQVLEMSLEESRQLVQTGATTNGGPSCLLGLLWFFQHKAPKVLA, from the coding sequence atgTTAAGACTACTGGGCAGTTTGGGTCGCTCCTGCTGCTCGTCAGCCAAATCGGGCTTCAAGATCCAGCCAAGTTGTATTTCAAAGATTTGGTTTGGTCCGATGCCCAAGGATTCGAATTGGATTAAGCCAGGTCGACTTCACTACATCGAAAACGATGTGGAGAAACAGGTGGACATTATCAAAACCATAGATGGTGTGGTCGTGATTCTGTACAACAAAGCGAGGGAAAAACTAATCTTCGTGCGTCAATTTAGGGGAGCAGTTTACCAGGGAATACATTCGGCTGGATCACCAGACATGTCCAAGGGAGAAGCTGATCTGGAGCAGTTTCCTCCCGAAGTAGGAGTCACTTTGGAACTTTGCGGTGGCGCCGTGGACAAGGACAAAAGCCTGGCGGAGATCGCCAAGGAGGAAGTCCTCGAAGAGTGCGGTTACGAGGTGCCCACCGAATCCCTGCAGCATGTCTACGACTATAGGTCGGGTATTGGTACCTCAAGTAGTGCCATGTCTCTGTTCTACTGCGAGGTGTGTGATGCTCAGAAGGTCTCGGCGGGCGGTGGCATTGGAGAAGAGCGAATCCAGGTGCTAGAAATGTCCTTGGAGGAGTCGAGGCAGCTGGTCCAAACTGGGGCGACCACCAATGGTGGACCATCCTGTTTGCTGGGTCTGCTTTGGTTCTTTCAGCACAAGGCACCCAAGGTTTTAGCTTAG